One part of the Lytechinus pictus isolate F3 Inbred chromosome 3, Lp3.0, whole genome shotgun sequence genome encodes these proteins:
- the LOC129255371 gene encoding uncharacterized protein LOC129255371 encodes MLALSATYPEYLASHLTKYMREPMFVRLNPKDLALRGIKQLYVELPGHSLPNKAFEIKVIKLLKILTQVSFTQCLIFSNLQTRAQNLCDILCDSGWPSECISGAHEQSQRLLAMARLKKFQCRILISTDLTARGIDAENVNLIINLDIPADTKTYLHRIGRAGRFGTHGAAISLASKGREIELLRNIQRQCRVKMTELPDPAPSDLLKQELNLTGFQQVSITPESLDPANEEDSTTDIPTFSRENNIQDKEDTIPTLTSNGVVDEYCSHQVGINGSLSKMKADSDTLIDGKPTKIVDSTEDMKATCIPKRRVKEPQTVDACIQTSQEDVVQLKSLTSQFKDVRSEDYRDRPTLPIGFEDAPEVRKLSLLQWSQVKSGHETRKACTWYDSKESFEKYMIKKTQVQGSEGERVDEMTNVIEHSDNDVHDEIVCNGHDIIQKKFQGLTPTDEIEIYRAQLYNSFMMCSHLGKRDISKIKIENSEEAAVAVRESKETEYIDNVTSVLDVSSDGNKKKGMEKKQDETLTECTSEATKDNQESEEKITVNQDDSSGILLHQVSSNPLDSQPKNKPKTKPKVVSSVGWKKKGKQQRIKHHVFQMSTLGALMSPKELDIALISNLTASSCDGDMDTDTDKEKVHKLHMAHQGHQSKDEYEESPISDLSERETLKIEQATPLVQENIPLEKDSSTLTVNDPVWAIFKNYIPASLPPEAVRKNTTLSETGESSSDQSSSSLYESDTSTCSTSSSEDECSGSSTDAEGKEYIKDTSDNNQRSKLEGKNPGTGHHYTNQVKAKVKDHSKTSDGFAYNEDSEGHALYQNPVHPSSYWTTDLSSNQSSNVDGWQYNESYYATAPVTRYRGWHYPGYSSQHCWNDYYNEYQQPYTHYSYLTSLR; translated from the exons GGCTCAGAATCTGTGTGACATACTCTGTGATAGTGGATGGCCAAGTGAATGTATATCAGGAGCTCATGAGCAGTCTCAACGATTACTTGCTATGGCTAGGCTTAAGAAATTCCAGTGCAGGATCCTTATATCTACAGATCTa ACTGCAAGAGGTATTGATGCTGAGAACGTCAACCTAATCATCAATCTGGACATTCCAGCTGACACCAAGACGTACCTTCATCGCATTGGCAGAGCAGGGCGCTTTGGAACTCATGGTGCTGCCATTAGTCTTGCTTCCAAGGGTAGAGAGATTGAACTTCTCAGGAACATTCAACGTCAGTGTAGAGTCAAAATGACAGAACTACCTG ATCCTGCCCCATCTGATTTGTTGAAGCAGGAACTTAACTTGACTGGATTTCAACAGGTTTCCATTACACCAGAGTCTCTTGACCCAGCAAATGAGGAAGATTCTACAACAGATATCCCCACATTTAGTCgagaaaacaatattcaagataaagAAGACACCATACCAACTTTAACTTCAAATGGGGTGGTTGATGAATATTGTTCACACCAGGTGGGTATCAATGGGAGTCTTTCCAAGATGAAAGCTGATTCTGACACTTTAATAGATGGGAAACCAACAAAGATTGTAGACAGTACAGAGGACatgaaagctacatgtataccaaAGAGAAGAGTTAAGGAACCACAAACTGTAGATGCATGTATTCAAACTTCACAGGAAGATGTAGTGCAACTGAAGTCCCTGACATCACAGTTCAAGGATGTTAGAAGTGAAGATTACAGGGACAGACCTACATTACCTATAGGATTTGAAGATGCACCAGAAGTTAGGAAGCTCTCTCTTCTTCAGTGGTCTCAAGTAAAAAGTGGACATGAAACAAGAAAAGCTTGTACCTGGTATGATAGTAAAGAATCATTTGAAAAGTACATGATAAAAAAGACTCAGGTTCAAGGGTCAGAAGGTGAAAGGGTAGATGAGATGACAAATGTCATCGAGCACAGTGATAATGATGTCCATGATGAGATTGTATGTAATGGTCATGACATTATTCAAAAAAAGTTCCAGGGTTTAACACCCACTGATGAGATAGAAATATACAGGGCTCAACTATACAATTCATTTATGATGTGCAGTCACTTGGGAAAACGAGACATCtctaaaattaaaattgaaaatagtgAGGAGGCAGCAGTCGCTGTAAGAGAATCAAAAGAGACAGAGTATATAGATAATGTGACTTCTGTATTAGATGTTTCTTCAGATGGtaacaaaaaaaagggaatggaAAAGAAGCAAGATGAAACTCTGACAGAGTGTACTTCAGAGGCAACCAAAGACAATCAAGAAAGTGAGGAGAAAATCACTGTTAACCAGGATGATAGTTCAGGTATACTTCTTCATCAAGTCTCCTCTAATCCACTAGATAGTCAACCTAAAAATAAACCTAAAACTAAACCAAAGGTTGTGAGTTCTGTTGGAtggaagaagaaagggaaacagCAAAGAATCAAACATCATGTTTTCCAGATGAGTACCCTTGGTGCTCTGATGTCTCCTAAAGAACTTGATATAGCTCTCATCAGTAATCTAACTGCAAGCTCGTGTGATGGTGATATGGACACTGATACTGACAAAGAAAAAGTTCACAAATTACACATGGCACATCAAGGTCACCAGAGCAAAGATGAATATGAAGAAAGTCCAATATCAGACTTGAGTGAAAGAGAAACTTTGAAAATTGAACAAGCAACACCTTTAGTTCAAGAAAACATTCCCCTAGAAAAGGATAGCTCTACTTTGACAGTAAATGACCCGGTGTGGGCCATTTTCAAGAATTACATTCCAGCATCTCTTCCACCAGAAGCTGTCAGAAAAAACACCACACTGTCCGAAACTGGAGAATCTTCATCAGATCAGTCATCAAGCAGTTTGTATGAAAGTGATACAAGCACCTGCAGTACATCGTCAAGTGAAGATGAATGTTCTGGCAGCAGCACAGATGCAGAAGGTAAAGAATACATCAAGGATACTTCTGATAACAACCAAAGGAGTAAGTTGGAAGGGAAGAACCCTGGTACAGGACACCACTACACAAACCAAGTTAAAGCAAAGGTGAAGGATCATTCTAAAACCAGTGATGGCTTCGCATACAATGAAGATTCTGAGGGACATGCTTTATATCAAAATCCAGTCCACCCTAGCTCATACTGGACAACAGATCTTTCTAGTAATCAGTCAAGTAATGTAGATGGCTGGCAATACAATGAAAGCTATTATGCCACTGCTCCAGTGACTAGATACCGTGGATGGCATTATCCAGGTTATTCTTCTCAGCATTGTTGGAATGACTATTATAATGAATATCAACAACCATACACACACTACTCCTATTTAACTTCTTTAAGGTGA